One region of Quercus lobata isolate SW786 chromosome 2, ValleyOak3.0 Primary Assembly, whole genome shotgun sequence genomic DNA includes:
- the LOC115973858 gene encoding glutathione S-transferase T3-like — MGQSIPPIAKKSTTKRGQRGINFTIDEDIKLVSAWLNVSLDAVTSTDQKHTTFWERIWSTFHNDKKFNRTKDSLNSRWSTIQRETNKFCGCLAQIENQNESGKTEYDKIEDAKTMYQINCKNAFQLEHCWRILRNEAKWLILRDSLKARTRQPATRLATQPATQPAIQSFASSINVDEENEEMNFGETLERPIGKKAEKKKLKKRKNCDDVIPTLSSQFDEIKEEKRRMHEEKKESMRIALEEQREAMRIASEEQRELIRIKEEKNEVEKRKMEDELMMKDTRTMDPEQKEYIRLRRLEILERLRSKYAS; from the exons ATGGGACAATCTATACCCcctattgcaaaaaaatcaactactaAGAGAGGTCAACGGGGAATCAACTTCACCATAGATGAAGACATTAAGCTAGTGTCGGCATGGCTCAATGTTAGCTTAGATGCCGTGACATCGACGGACCAAAAACACACAACATTTTGGGAGAGAATTTGGTCTACCTTCCACAATGACAAGAAATTTAACCGCACTAAGGATTCTTTAAATAGTCGGTGGTCAACAATTCAAAGGGAGACCAACAAGTTCTGTGGATGCTTGGCCCAAATTGAGAACCAGAATGAAAGCGGTAAAACTGAGTATGACAAG aTTGAAGATGCAAAAACTATGTATCAAATTAATTGCAAAAATGCATTTCAATTGGAACATTGTTGGAGAATTTTGAGGAATGAAGCTAAGTGGTTGATTCTAAGAGATAGTTTGAAGGCCCGCACAAGACAACCAGCCACACGACTAGCCACACAACCAGCCACACAACCAGCCATACAATCCTTTGCAAGCTCAATAAATGTagatgaagaaaatgaagagatgAACTTCGGCGAAACCTTGGAGAGACCTATAGGCAAGAAGGCcgaaaagaagaaattaaagaaaagaaagaattgtgATGACGTGATCCCAACACTTTCCTCCCAATTTGACGAAATcaaggaagaaaagagaagaatgcatgaggagaaaaaggaaagtaTGCGCATTGCATTAGAAGAACAAAGAGAGGCAATGCGCATTGCATCCGAAGAACAAAGAGAGTTGATTCGTATCAAGGAAGAGAAGAATGAAgtagaaaagaggaaaatggaAGATGAACTTATGATGAAAGATACAAGAACTATGGATCCTGAGCAAAAAGAATACATTCGTCTACGTCGTTTGGAAATCTTGGAGAGGTTAAGGTCTAAATATGCATCATAA
- the LOC115977249 gene encoding ubiquitin carboxyl-terminal hydrolase 23, producing the protein MSETLLASLGSDIQQSDPSLASTSSGSSSSLFQRKIEFHPARKPFKGFSNGGAAADFRLETLNPGGGGSDQRRSGSGQLGSQGKRGDGSEFLENGLDPELSFGITVRKIGAGLQNLGNTCFLNSVLQCLTYTEPLAAYLQSSKHQNSCHIAGFCVLCAIQKHVSCALQSTGRILAPNDFVRNLQCISRNFRKARQEDAHEYMVNLLESMHKCCLPSGVPSESPGAYEKSLVHKIFGGRLRSQVKCLQCSYCSNKFDPFLDLSLEIVQADSLHKALANFTAAEQLDGGERQYQCQQCKQKVRALKQLTVHKAPYVLAIHLKRFHSHDPGQKIKKKVHFGPTIDLKPFVSGSYEGDLKYTLYGVLVHDGWNTHYGHYTCFVRTSNGFWYYLNDNQVSPASERRVLEQQAYMLFYVRDRRNIVPRKPPTDVAQKENLKANANGNRTSSTFNHVLKEAVQNGPVEKRLSSATPAAVTRKDALNVVPSTVPIMKEVSLQKDNCLIKTECMVLKKDSVSENFSKVPLSNNPPEGLPVSKPKSIEALSQPAPSCNGDVPNFENTPKGKINDYNEKGKSKKDSSVSVATSPNFNDVQSSSTAKNVTDETSQKINLVSHIVPSEDLNDKTLKEMDPVGHTPNGSAVGTSLVEAAGGRVQKVELDESVKLSSLSIETNGLHTEAHNCKLHKKLKKKHLKCKVASMQLHSHFLFRASLSLQKKKKHKRSKRRTLNTKNLSREHLLDRDCISADLGPSTSESVGISSLHLSHPLRKGTKTTSEKRANDVAAKGYIYSNGDCSMDVKIDGEFRHRIDESGTVLATDKQLDKNSGSSSTLVANQREAVRSDDLKDSKREVMQNGLMSMLTRGLEETVVSHWDGIELPPCPIATSNDVESTSIGYVLDEWDEEYDKGKRKKVRQSQHSFGGINPFQAIATKKTQFKKAKVDRSSAGNQPFRI; encoded by the exons ATGTCCGAGACTTTACTTGCTAGCTTGGGATCCGATATACAGCAATCGGATCCTTCGCTCGCTTCGACGTCATCCGGATCCTCCTCCTCTCTATTCCAGCGGAAAATCGAGTTCCACCCCGCGCGGAAGCCATTCAAGGGCTTTAGTAATGGTGGCGCCGCCGCCGATTTCCGGCTCGAGACCCTGAACCCGGGTGGTGGTGGTTCTGATCAAAGGCGATCCGGGTCGGGTCAATTGGGTTCTCAGGGGAAGAGAGGAGATGGGTCGGAGTTTTTGGAAAATGGGTTGGATCCTGAGCTCAGCTTCGGGATCACTGTGCGGAAAATT GGTGCTGGTCTGCAAAATCTTGGAAATACCTGTTTCCTCAATTCAGTATTGCAGTGTCTAACATACACAGAGCCTTTAGCAGCATACCTGCAAAGTAGCAAGCATCAAAATTCTT GCCATATTGctgggttttgtgttttgtgtgcCATCCAAAAACATGTCAGCTGTGCTCTTCAGTCAACCGGAAGAATACTAGCACCTAACGATTTTGTCAGGAACTTGCAGT GCATATCACGGAATTTTCGAAAAGCTAGACAGGAAGATGCTCATGAGTACATGGTAAACTTGCTGGAATCAATGCATAAATGCTGTTTACCTTCTGGAGTGCCTAGTGAATCCCCTGGTGCTTATGAGAAGAGTTTGGTACACAAGATATTCGGAGGTCGCCTCAGGAGTCAG GTTAAATGCTTGCAATGTTCATATTGCTCCAATAAATTTGATCCATTCTTGGATTTGAGTCTTGAAATAGTCCAGGCAGATTCCTTGCATAAAGCACTTGCGAACTTCACTGCTGCAGAGCAGTTAGATGGAGGAGAGAGGCAATACCAGTGCCAACAATGCAAGCAGAAAGTTAGGGCTCTCAAACAGCTTACTGTGCACAAGGCTCCATATGTTCTAGCCATTCATTTAAAGCGTTTTCATTCACATGATCCTGGGcagaagattaaaaagaaagttCATTTTGGTCCTACAATAGATTTGAAACCCTTTGTCAGTGGTTCCTAC GAGGGAGATCTGAAATATACTCTTTATGGGGTTTTGGTTCATGATGGTTGGAACACCCATTATGGTCATTATACTTGCTTTGTTCGCACTTCAAATGGCTTCTGGTACTATCTCAATGACAATCAG GTTTCCCCAGCCAGTGAGAGGAGAGTTTTAGAACAGCAAGCTTACATGTTGTTTTATGTTCGTGATAGAAGAAATATTGTTCCCAGGAAACCCCCCACTGATGTTGCTCAGAAGGAGAATTTGAAAGCAAATGCTAATGGAAACAGGACATCTTCCACTTTCAACCACGTTTTAAAGGAGGCAGTTCAAAATGGTCCGGTTGAGAAACGGTTAAGTAGTGCAACCCCTGCTGCTGTTACTCGAAAAGATGCGTTGAATGTTGTTCCATCAACGGTACCCATTATGAAGGAAGTATCACTTCAGAAAGATAATTGCTTGATAAAGACAGAATGCATGGTGCTGAAAAAGGATTCTGTATCAGAAAATTTCTCAAAGGTGCCATTATCAAACAACCCACCAGAAGGGCTTCCTGTTAGTAAGCCAAAATCAATAGAAGCCCTATCGCAGCCAGCTCCATCTTGTAATGGTGATGTTCCCAATTTTGAAAATACACCTAAGGGCAAAATTAATGATTACAATGAGaaaggaaaatcaaagaaagactCCAGTGTCTCAGTGGCAACATCACCTAACTTCAATGATGTCCAAAGCTCCTCCACTGCTAAAAATGTCACAGATGAGACCTCACAGAAA ATTAATCTTGTTTCGCATATTGTTCCATCAGAAGATCTGAATGACAAAACATTGAAGGAAATGGACCCA GTTGGACATACACCCAATGGAAGCGCTGTTGGTACTTCACTGGTTGAGGCTGCTGGTGGTAGGGTTCAAAAAGTTGAACTTGATGAATCAGTTAAATTGTCTAGCTTATCAATTGAGACAAATGGATTGCACACAGAAGCTCATAATTGCAAGCTccacaaaaagctaaaaaagaagCATTTGAAGTGTAAGGTGGCAAGCATGCAGCTTCACTCACACTTCCTTTTCCGGGCATCCTTGAGTttgcagaagaagaagaaacacaaaagaagcaaaaggcGTACTTTAAACACGAAGAATCTTAGCAGAGAACACTTGTTGGACAGAGATTGCATTTCAGCAGATCTGGGGCCATCTACATCTGAGAGTGTTGGGATTAGTTCCTTGCATTTAAGTCATCCTCTGAGAAAAGGCACTAAAACTACTTCAGAAAAAAGAGCTAATGATGTTGCTGCAAAGGGTTATATATATTCCAATGGTGATTGCTCAATGGATGTTAAAATAGATGGTGAATTTAGACACAGAATTGATGAGAGTGGAACCGTGCTTGCAACTGATAAGCAATTAGACAAGAACTCTGGCTCTAGCTCTACTTTGGTTGCAAACCAGAGGGAAGCAGTACGATCAGATGATTTAAAAGATAGCAAAAGAGAAGTAATGCAGAATGGTTTGATGAGTATGCTTACTCGAGGTCTAGAAGAGACAGTTG TTTCTCATTGGGATGGGATAGAGTTGCCTCCATGTCCGATTGCAACATCAAATGATGTGGAGAGTACCAGCATTGGTTACGTACTAGATGAATG GGATGAGGAATATGacaaaggaaagagaaagaaggtAAGGCAGTCTCAGCATAGTTTTGGTGGAATAAATCCTTTCCAAGCAATTGCAACCAAGAAAACACAATTCAAGAAGGCTAAAGTAGACCGTTCTAGCGCTGGAAATCAACCATTCAGGATATGA